A region of the Lysobacter sp. K5869 genome:
TGGAAGCGAGAAGTGAGCGGAGAGGAGTGAGCAACAGCCGAGCAAACGGCGTGTCCTGCGTTTGCTCGCTCCTCTCCACTCGCTTCTCGCCCCACCCCCAAACCCGGTCTTGCTGCACATGCAGCGTGACTGAGGTCACCTTTTGAATATATTTTTGGTGATTAAAGGTGGGGCTGGCGTCCCAGAGTGCGTTCGTACATAGACAGGCCGTCCCGCATCCCCCGGTGGCGACGGCGATCCGAGAGCGGCCTCGGCCGCGCAGGCATCAACGATGGGCGGGCCGGTCCCGCTGTGGTCAGGGGAGTGAAGCGATGCACCGAACCCGCCTGGAGCTCGACGGCGACCTGTGCCAGCTCAGCGCAGCGCTGCCGCTGTGGCGCCGCCACTGGCGCGACGACGAGGTGTTCTGGCCGCGCGTGGACAGCCTGATCGAACGCCTGCTCACGGTTACCCCGCGCACCGAGCGCTGCCACGTGGTCGCGCACATCAACCGCATCATCGCCGCGCAGGGTTTGCAGCACGCGCCTTACGAATGAGCGGGGGTCACTTTTTCCGGGTCTTGAGCAGTTCGTCGAGCAAGGCGCCGACCCGCGCCGCGTAAGCGTTGGGCGCGAAGCGCTGGGCGAAGGCGCGGCGCTGTTCGGCGTTGCCGACCACCGATTCGCGGCTGAGCCGGATCATCAGTTCGGCCAATTGCGGGCGGTCGTGCGGATCGAAGCGCGGCATGTCGCCGGGCGCGACTTCCTCCAGCGCGCCGCCTTCGGCCACCGCCACCGGCGTGCCGGCGGCCAGCGCTTCCAGCACCGGAAGGCCGAAGCCTTCGGCGTAGGAGGGCTGCCACAGGCGTTCGGCGTCGAGGTACAGGCGCGCCAGTTCCTCGTCGCCGACCTGCTCGAACCAGTGCACGCCGTTGAGCCGCTGCAGCTCGGCCGGCACGTCGGCGGGCGAGCCGACCACGACCAGGTCGGGGGTGTCGTAATGCTGGCGGCGCGCGTCCAGCCAGGCGCGCAGGAACAGGTCGGCGTTCTTGCGCGGTTCGCGCGTGCCGACCAGCAGCCAGTAGCGCGGCGGCAGCGGCCGGCTCAGGCGGCTGCGTTCGGCCGCGGCCGGCAACGGCGCCAGCGCGTCGGGCAGGACGTAGAGCTTGTGCGCGTGGGCCGGATAGAGCCGGCCGCACTCGGCGGTGGTGTAGCGCGACGGCGTCCAGATCGCGTCGGCGCTGGCGATGGAATGGCCGATCGCGGCCTCGTCGATCAGGCGCGAGGCCAGCGCGCGCCACGGCGAGGAGCGCGGGCGGCGCAGGGTCAGCCGGAACAGATCGTGCAGCAGCAACACCTGCCGCACCGCGGCCGGCTTGCGCCACACCGGCAGGCCGCCCTCGGCGGTGGCGATGTAGACGTCGACCTGCTGCGCGCGCAGCGCCGACGGCAGGAACCCGGCCTCGAACCGCCAACGCCGGCGCAGGCCGGGGGCGGGCGGGGCGGCGGGCAGGTCGGCGGCGACCGCGATGGCGCGGTGCGGGTGGTCGAGCGGGGCTTCGGTGAACAGCACCGTCTCGGTGTCGGGGCGGCGGCGCAGGGCGCGTTCCAGCGCCAGCACCTGCCGCGCCGGGCCGCTGCCGGGCGCCGCGGTCGCGGCGCGGTAGTCCAGGCCTATGCGCATGCGGCCTCCGCCGGCGCACGGACGGCCGCGCGCGGGGGCCGCGCGGCTGCGAGGATCGCGTTGGAGTGGAGAGGCTTCATCGGTGACGCAGGTCCTGGCCGGTTACGACTAAACGGGAACATGCTGCCGAGTCAGCGCTCCTCCATTAGTGCGAACATCGTCACAAATATTATGTGACGAAGTGAGGTTCCGTGAGTCAGCGTTCGGAGCGCCTGTTCATGAATCGGCTGAACGAAACCGGGCCGGACAGGCGGCCGCCGGCGCCGCCGCAGACTGACGGAACCGTCACAGCCGGCTTGACACCCTGCGCGCGCCGGGCGCCCACTACCCTCGTTAGTTAACCTCTTGGTTCAGTTGCTATGCCCGCCGATTCGCTCAGCACCACCTTCGCCGCCCTCGCCGACCCGACCCGGCGCGCGATCCTGGCCCGCCTCGCCAGCGGCGAAGCCGGCGTGACCGAACTGGCCGAACCGTTTCAGATGAGCCTTCCGGCGATCTCCAAGCACATCAAGGTGCTCGAGCGCGCCGGTCTGATCGCGCGCGGCCGCGCCGCGCAGTGGCGGCCGTGCCGGTTGGAGACCGCGCGTCTGCAAGAACTGTCGGGCTGGCTCGACGAATACCGCCAGCTGTGGGACGAACGCCTGCAGCGCCTGGACGATTACCTGACCCAACTGCAGGCCGCCCCCGAGGCCGCGCATGACGACACGCCCGACTGATCTGTCCGTTTCCTCCGCACCGCCCGCCGTACCCGCGGAGCGCGGCCATGGCTGACGCCGGCCGCCCGCCGCGCCGCCGCGCCGCGCCGGCGCACGCCTGCGCGGACTCCGCGCCCGCGCGTCCTGCGTGTTGTTGTCTGCCGAGCCCGTTGGCGGGCGCGATCCGCACCACGGTGGCGCTGTCGGCGCCGGCGCGCGCGCGCGAATCGGTCGCGCCGCCGATGCCGGCGCCGGAGCGCGACGACGAGGGCGGGGCGATCGTTTAGCGGTTCGGATGCGCGCTCGCGCGACGGCGCGGGGCGAGTTTCGTTTCCCGCGCGATGTCGTCCTCGCGAAGACGGCGACCCAGAGACTTGGGGCCGCGTCGCGATGAAGCCCTGGGTTCCCGCGTTCGCGGGAACGACGGTTGTGGGGTTTTGCTCCTTCGCCTGACGACAGGCGAGTTACGGCAGGCGAGAGTGGCTCCGCTGCTTGCAGCCGTCATGCCCACGCGCGAAGACGGCGATCCGAAGACTTCGGGTCGTGTCGCGATGAAGCCCTGGGTTCCCGCTTTCGCGGGAACGACGGTTGTTGGGTTTTGCTCCTTCGTCTGACGAAGGCGAGTAACGACAGGCGAGAGTTGTTTCGCCGCTTACAAACCGTCATCCCCGCGAAGGCGGGGATCCAAAGACTTCAGCGCGTAGCCGCCACGCAGCCGACCACCGCGCGCAGTCGCCAAAACGAAAGTGAGCCCATCGCGCCGCCTTCGTGCAACGCGCCCGCGACGCAAGCGCGAGCCGCTGAGCGCATGCGCGAACCCGCACCGCGCCGCGCGCACTCGCGCGACAGCACTTTGCCGATTCGGTAACGGCCGATGACGCATCCGCACAATCGCGCGGCGCAACCACAGCACGCACGCGGCACGCCGCGTGTGCATCGCATTAGCAAACCTTGCGCGACCCTCGTCACCGCGCGCGCCGCGGCGCCGCATCGTTCGCCACACTCCGCAAAGTTGGACGCACGCTAAACGGAACTGCGTCGAAGTACCGGTGCGACGACGCGCGCTAACGTCGATCCCTGCGCGCGCCGCGTTCCATCGCGCCGCGTCGCGCCGCCGTTCGCAGTACGCAATCGAGCCACGCATCCGCACACCGGGGGAGTCGCCGCCGCAAACCACAGCGCTGCCGCGCCGCGCGATCGCGCAAGCGCGGGGCATCGATCGCGATGTCCGCGCGCATCCCGCTCGCGCGATTCGCACAACGGTGCGCGCTGAGGTTTTCGACACTGCTTACGCCCGGCCGCCGTCCCACAGGGAATCCATCCAGCTCAGGAGCCAGTCGCCCATGCCGCACGCCACTCTCAGCCACGCGATCCGACGCGCGTTGATCGCCGCCGCCGTCGCGAGTCTCGCGCCGGTCGCCGCGCACGCGCAGGACACCGCCGCCGCGCCGGCGACCACGCTCGATCGCGTCGAAGTCACCGGCTCCAACATCAGCCGCGGCGACATGGAAACCGCATCGCCCGTGCAAGTGGTGACGCGCCAGGAGATCGACCGCAGCGGCAAGGCGACGCTGGCCGAGTATTTGCAGACGCTCACCGTCGACGGCGCCGGTTCGGTGCCGCGCACCTACGGCACCGGCTTCGCCGCCGGCGGCACCGGCGTATCGCTGCGCGGCCTCGGCGCGGGTTCGACCTTGGTGCTGCTCAACGGCCGGCGCATGGCGCCTTACGGTTTGGCCGACGACGGCCAGAAGGTGTTCACCGATCTCAGCGTCATTCCGATGGACGCGGTCGAGCGCGTGGAAGTGCTCAAGGACGGCGCCTCGGCGATCTACGGGTCCGACGCCATCGCCGGCGTGGTCAACATCATCCTGCGCAAGCAGTTCAAGGGCGTGTCGGTGCGCAGCAGCTACGGCGCGTCGGGCAAAGGCGACGGCCAGCAAGCCAAGGCCTCGGCGACGTTCGGCTTCGGCGATCTGAGCGAAGACCGCTACAACGTCTACTTCAACATCGAAGGCGGGCAGACCGACGAAATCCGCGTCGCCGACCGCCGCGACCGCAAGTGGATCGGCACCGGCGACGCGCGTCGCTGGGGCTACAGCCAGACCAAGCGCTTCATGGCCGGCTACATCCTCGGCGACGACGCCAGCGGCTCGCCCGCGGGCAACGTCAAGAATCCGACCACGGGCCAGTACATGTCGCTGCCCGGTTGCGCGCAACTCTCGCCGGTGACGCCGCAAGATCCGGCCGGCGGCTGTCTGTGGCAGTCGGGCCAGTTCAACAGCCTCGCGCCGGAAGAGAAGTACGTGAACCTGTTCGGTCGCGGCACCTTCGCGCTGTCGGACAACTTCGAGGCTTACGTCGAAGCCGGTTACTCGCGCAAGAAGAGCACCTTCCACAACACGCCGTCGCAAGTGTCCGGCGCCTGGGGTTATCCCGGCGGCCCGGTCAACGCCGATTCCGGCGACGGCGCGGTGGTGCTCGGGCCGAACCATCCCGACAATCCGTTCCCGGGGCAGGCGGCGAACCTGCGCTACGCCGCGTTCGACGTCGGCCCGCGCATCATCCGCAGCGACAGCGAATTCAGCCGCATCCTGGTCGGCGTCAAGGGCACGCTCGGCAGCTGGGACGTGGACACCGCCTATCTGCATTCGCAAAACGACCTGACCAACAGCCGCGACGGCTTCCTGCGCTACAGCGCGGTGCGCGACGCGCTCACCAACGGCACCGGCCCCGGCGGCTGGTGGCGGATCGGCCAGAACGCGGGGCTCAACACCAAGGCGCTGTACGACTACATCTCGCCGACCATCCACGCCGACGGCAAGACCACGCTCGATTTGTTCGACGCCAAGGCCTCGCGCTCGCTGGCCGAACTCAAGGGCGGCTCGCTCGGCATCGCGTTCGGCGCGGAATGGCGCCGGCAGAAGGCCGAACTGACCCCGCAGACCTACACCGACGCCGGCGACATCATCGGCCTGGGCTACTCGGCGTACCGCGGCACCCAGGAAGTCGCCGCCGCCTACGCCGAATTGGTCGCGCCGGTGCTGGAAAGCTTGGAGCTGTCGGGCGCGGTGCGTTACGACAAGTACAAGGGCGGCGACGACGCGACCACGCCGAAGGTCGGCATCAAGTGGAAGCCGTTCCAGCAGCTGGCGTTGCGCGCGACCTACGCCGAAGGCTTCCGCGCGCCGAACCCGGCCGAGTCGGGCAAGGGCGGCCTCGCCGCGTTCACCGCCGCCGCCGATCCGGTGCGTTGCCCCGGCGGGAATCCGGCGCCGGGCGCGAGCGTGCGCGACTGCGACATCCAGATCGCGCTGATCACCAGCCCGAATCCCGACCTCAAGCCCGAGGAATCCAAGAGCTACACCCTGGGCCTGGTGTTCGAGCCGACCGCCAACACCACGATCACGCTCGACGGTTGGGAGATCAAGCGCACCAACGAGATCAACGTCGAAGCCACCGCCTCGGCGATCGCCGCCGGCCGCACCGTGCGCAGCGACAACAACCTGCCGGGCGTGGCGAATTCGGGCACCTTGCTCGCCGCGCAGGCCGCGTACATCAACTCGGCCTCGACCACGGTGCGCGGCATCGACCTGGACGCGCGCCAGAGCTTCGACCTGGGTTCCAGCGGCAAGCTCAACCTCGATCTGCAGTGGAGCCACATCAGCACGTTCGAGCGCGAGGAAGAGGACGGCACCACGTTCGAGTACGCCGGCACCCACGGCAACTGCGACGTCACCAACTGCATCGGCACGCCCAAGGACAAGATCAACCTCGGCGCGACCTGGGAGTACGGCAATCTCTCGCTCAGCGGCGTGGTGAACTACATCTCCAGCTTCAAGAACGTCACCGCCGAGGGCAACAACTGCGCCAGCCGCTACGCCGACGGTTCGCCGGCGCCGGGCGGCGGCTGCCGGATCCCGTCGTTCACCACCTTCGACCTGTCCGGTCGCTGGCGCGCGGTGGACGGCATCGAGGTGTTCGGCTCGATCCAGAACCTGACCGACAAGATCGCCCCGCTCGATCCGCTGACCTACGGCGCGATCAACTACAACCCGATGCACTCCAGCGGCGCGATCGGCCGCTACTTCACCGTGGGGGTCAAGTACGACTTCCACTGACGCAGGCCGCGCCTCGCCGTCACCCCTCCGGCCCACCCTCCAGTAAGCCGCTCTCCAGCCGTTAGGGCTGTTTACGGCCCGTCCCGCGCCCGCGGGGCGGGCCTTTTCTTGTCCGCGCCGGGCGCGAACGGGTTTCTGCGACGGCGTTCATGCCGCCGCCCACCCCCGCTTCACCCACCTTCACCCATCGTCCAATAGCCGGCGGCTCGGGGTGCGGACGTAAGATCGTTCCCATCCCGTCGTCCGCGGCGCCACCCTGCGATACCCACAGGCCGCCCCCATGCCTACCTTGCTGATCGCCGACGATCACCCGCTGTTCCGCGAAGCCTTGCGCGGCGCGGTCGCGCGGGTGCTGCCCGATGCGGCGCTGCGCGAAGCCGACAGCGTCGACGCGCTGTACGCCCTGGTCGAAGCCGAATCCGACGCCGACCTGCTGCTGCTCGACCTCAACATGCCCGGCGCGCAGGGCTTCAGCGCGCTGGTGCACCTGCGCGCGCTGCACCCGCAGCTGCCGATCGTGGTGGTGTCCGCGCGCGAGGAGCCGGCGACGATGCGCCGCGCGCTCGACCACGGCGCGGTCGGCTTCATTCCCAAATCCGCCGACGCCGCGACCCTGGGCGAGGCGATCACCACCGTGCTCGACGGCGACCGCTGGGCGCCGCCGGCGGCGATCGCCGCGCCGGCCGCCAACGCCGACGAACACGAGGCCGCGCAGCGCCTGCGCGACCTCACCCCGCAACAGTTCCGGGTGCTGCAGATGCTCGGTGCGGGCTTGCTCAACAAGCAGATCGGTTACGAACTGGGCGTGTCGGAAGCGACGGTCAAGGCGCACGTGACCGCGATCTTGCGCAAGCTCGGCGCCAACAACCGCACCCAGGCGGTGTTGATCGCGGGGCGCTTGGCCTTGGACCCCAGCGCGATCGTGCCGCCGCCTGAAGAAGCGGAATGAAGAGGCGGAATAAAGCGGCTTAGCGCGGAACGCGATTCGGTCCCGATCTGTCTCGCCCGGGCGCGGCGATCTGCGCCGACCGTCGCGACCGTCGCCGCGACGCGCTCAATCGCCGCCGCCGCGCCCCAAGCCCAACTCGCGCATCGCCGCCGCGTACGCGCGATCGATCTGCATCAAGCGCCATTGCGCCTGCTGCCGCGCCCGCGCGCCGAGGTGGGCGACGCGTTCGGGCAGATGCTCCTCGCGCTTGGCCTGATGCGCGGCGTCGATCCGCGCGCGCTCGGCGTCGGCGGGCACGCCCAGCACCTCGTGCCACGGCGGGTCGGGCGAGAACGGCGATTCGCCGGGCGCGGGTTCGCGGTCGCCGCGGTCGCGCAGCAGCGGCCAGGCCACGGCGATCAGCCAATAGCCCAGCGCCGCGCCGCCGATGGCGACGATCAGTTCGGTGGAAGTCATCGCAATCGCTCCAGGCGGCGGCGCGCGTCGAGCAGGCTCGGGTCGTCGCCGCGGAAATCCAGGGCCAAATCCAGTCGTTCGCCGATCTCGCCGGCCAGCGCCGCGGTGTGGCCGGCGCCGAGCAGGCGGCGCGCGGCGGCCATCGCCTCGCCGCGCAGGCCGCGCCGCTCGCACAG
Encoded here:
- a CDS encoding glycosyltransferase family 1 protein is translated as MRIGLDYRAATAAPGSGPARQVLALERALRRRPDTETVLFTEAPLDHPHRAIAVAADLPAAPPAPGLRRRWRFEAGFLPSALRAQQVDVYIATAEGGLPVWRKPAAVRQVLLLHDLFRLTLRRPRSSPWRALASRLIDEAAIGHSIASADAIWTPSRYTTAECGRLYPAHAHKLYVLPDALAPLPAAAERSRLSRPLPPRYWLLVGTREPRKNADLFLRAWLDARRQHYDTPDLVVVGSPADVPAELQRLNGVHWFEQVGDEELARLYLDAERLWQPSYAEGFGLPVLEALAAGTPVAVAEGGALEEVAPGDMPRFDPHDRPQLAELMIRLSRESVVGNAEQRRAFAQRFAPNAYAARVGALLDELLKTRKK
- a CDS encoding metalloregulator ArsR/SmtB family transcription factor yields the protein MPADSLSTTFAALADPTRRAILARLASGEAGVTELAEPFQMSLPAISKHIKVLERAGLIARGRAAQWRPCRLETARLQELSGWLDEYRQLWDERLQRLDDYLTQLQAAPEAAHDDTPD
- a CDS encoding TonB-dependent receptor, which produces MPHATLSHAIRRALIAAAVASLAPVAAHAQDTAAAPATTLDRVEVTGSNISRGDMETASPVQVVTRQEIDRSGKATLAEYLQTLTVDGAGSVPRTYGTGFAAGGTGVSLRGLGAGSTLVLLNGRRMAPYGLADDGQKVFTDLSVIPMDAVERVEVLKDGASAIYGSDAIAGVVNIILRKQFKGVSVRSSYGASGKGDGQQAKASATFGFGDLSEDRYNVYFNIEGGQTDEIRVADRRDRKWIGTGDARRWGYSQTKRFMAGYILGDDASGSPAGNVKNPTTGQYMSLPGCAQLSPVTPQDPAGGCLWQSGQFNSLAPEEKYVNLFGRGTFALSDNFEAYVEAGYSRKKSTFHNTPSQVSGAWGYPGGPVNADSGDGAVVLGPNHPDNPFPGQAANLRYAAFDVGPRIIRSDSEFSRILVGVKGTLGSWDVDTAYLHSQNDLTNSRDGFLRYSAVRDALTNGTGPGGWWRIGQNAGLNTKALYDYISPTIHADGKTTLDLFDAKASRSLAELKGGSLGIAFGAEWRRQKAELTPQTYTDAGDIIGLGYSAYRGTQEVAAAYAELVAPVLESLELSGAVRYDKYKGGDDATTPKVGIKWKPFQQLALRATYAEGFRAPNPAESGKGGLAAFTAAADPVRCPGGNPAPGASVRDCDIQIALITSPNPDLKPEESKSYTLGLVFEPTANTTITLDGWEIKRTNEINVEATASAIAAGRTVRSDNNLPGVANSGTLLAAQAAYINSASTTVRGIDLDARQSFDLGSSGKLNLDLQWSHISTFEREEEDGTTFEYAGTHGNCDVTNCIGTPKDKINLGATWEYGNLSLSGVVNYISSFKNVTAEGNNCASRYADGSPAPGGGCRIPSFTTFDLSGRWRAVDGIEVFGSIQNLTDKIAPLDPLTYGAINYNPMHSSGAIGRYFTVGVKYDFH
- a CDS encoding response regulator transcription factor, whose translation is MPTLLIADDHPLFREALRGAVARVLPDAALREADSVDALYALVEAESDADLLLLDLNMPGAQGFSALVHLRALHPQLPIVVVSAREEPATMRRALDHGAVGFIPKSADAATLGEAITTVLDGDRWAPPAAIAAPAANADEHEAAQRLRDLTPQQFRVLQMLGAGLLNKQIGYELGVSEATVKAHVTAILRKLGANNRTQAVLIAGRLALDPSAIVPPPEEAE